One Oncorhynchus kisutch isolate 150728-3 linkage group LG13, Okis_V2, whole genome shotgun sequence DNA window includes the following coding sequences:
- the hapln4 gene encoding hyaluronan and proteoglycan link protein 4, with protein sequence MLCSQPLSLGTVTCLVLIFGLYATSLSTDAEKGRRKVVHVLEDDTGAVIVQTAPGKVITHRGGSITLPCRYHHEPESSDPNRIRIKWTKVTDALVFEDVFVALGLQQRLFGSYRGRVSLEKNGPGDASVIIHNVTLEDYGRYECEVTNDMEDDTGFVNLDLEGVVFPYYPRVGRYKLNYHQAEDVCKEQDAILASHAQLHKAWLEGLDWCNAGWLEDGSVQYPISHPRDQCGRKDTAAGVRNYGYRHKEDERYDAFCFTSNLNGKVYFLKRFKKVNYSEAVKACVRDGSVVAKTGQLYAAWKIQLLDRCEAGWLEDASIRYPIVNPRTRCGGPQPGVRHLGFPDLKFRLYGVYCFRKNEESVNGDVVKSTQGPRKSSKDIPMNTTSTRTI encoded by the exons ATG CTCTGCTCACAGCCCCTGTCCTTGGGGACAGTGACCTGCTTGGTCCTAATCTTTGGCCTCTATGCGACCTCCCTCTCTACCGATGCCGAGAAGGGAAGGAGGAAAGTTGTTCATGTACTCG AGGATGACACCGGGGCAGTGATCGTTCAGACCGCCCCCGGTAAAGTGATCACCCACCGGGGAGGCTCCATCACCCTGCCCTGCCGCTACCACCACGAACCCGAGAGCTCCGACCCCAACCGCATCCGCATCAAGTGGACCAAGGTGACGGACGCGCTGGTGTTTGAGGATGTGTTCGTTGCACTGGGCCTCCAGCAGAGGTTGTTCGGGTCGTATCGGGGTCGTGTGTCCCTGGAGAAAAACGGACCGGGGGACGCCTCGGTCATCATCCACAACGTCACCTTGGAGGACTACGGACGCTACGAGTGTGAGGTTACCAATGACATGGAGGACGATACGGGATTCGTCAACCTCGATCTTGAAG gTGTGGTGTTCCCCTACTATCCCCGGGTGGGGCGCTACAAGCTCAACTACCACCAGGCTGAGGATGTGTGTAAGGAGCAGGATGCCATCCTGGCCTCCCATGCCCAGCTCCACAAGGCCTGGCTGGAAGGACTGGACTGGTGCAACGCTGGCTGGCTGGAGGACGGCTCCGTCCAGTACCCCATCTCCCACCCCCGGGACCAGTGTGGCCGCAAGGACACCGCCGCAGGGGTACGCAACTACGGCTACAGACACAAAGAGGATGAGCGCTATGATGCCTTCTGTTTCACCTCCAACCTCAATG gtaagGTGTATTTCCTGAAGCGATTTAAGAAGGTGAATTATTCTGAAGCAGTGAAGGCGTGCGTTCGTGATGGCTCCGTGGTGGCCAAGACGGGCCAGCTCTACGCTGCCTGGAAGATCCAGCTGCTGGACCGCTGTGAAGCTGGCTGGCTGGAGGACGCAAGCATCCGTTACCCCATCGTCAACCCACGTACCCGCTGCGGCGGGCCCCAACCGGGGGTCCGCCACCTGGGCTTCCCTGACCTGAAGTTCCGCCTCTACGGGGTCTACTGCTTCCGCAAGAATGAAGAGAGTGTTAATGGTGATGTGGTGAAGTCGACCCAGGGCCCAAGGAAGAGCAGCAAGGACATCCCCATGAACACCACCTCCACCAGAACCAtctag